DNA from Ignisphaera sp.:
CTTAATGTTATTCCCCCATTACCACCACCAAGAGGATACCTCTACATGTATAAGTCGCCATCATTAGAGAACTTTCCATGGTATATCCTAGGAACAGAGGGTACTGGGAGACCTTTATTTCTATGCCTAGTAAGAGCAGCTGCGCCAACGCTTACAGTAGCATTCCTATCAGCTCTGATCACTACTATCGTGGGAATGTTGATGGGTCTTATAGCGGGGTACCTTGGAGGTAAAATCGATGGGGCTTTGAATTTCTTGATAACACTAGCTCTAACCATACCCTCGACATTTCTAGCTTTAATAATTTCAGCACTATTACCTGCGAACCTTAGAGGTAACCTACTCGTTGGAGCTGGCGTTCTAAGTATAACAGCTTGGGGTACTATAGCTAGAGGTGTAAGAGCACAAGTTGTATCGCTGAAACGTAGGGAGTTCATAGAGGTGGCAAAAGCATTGGGCTTTGGAGCAAGATACATAATATTCAAAGAAATTATGCGATACATACTGCCCTATATTACAATGCAGTTCGTGTTAGCGATGGTTAACGGAATATATGGATACACTTCGTTATCATTCCTCGGTATAATCCCTGTTAGTGCCGATAACTGGGGTTATCAGATAAACTTAGCTACATCGGTTGGAGGTCTATATGCCCAGAAACTTTCAGTACAACTAGGTCTTTGGGGACCTATTATCGCTATCGTTTTGATTCAGTTTAGTTTAGCTAATGTAGCTCGAGCTTTTGAAGAAGTATTCAACCCAGCCCTAAGAACCAAGATAGAAGAAGGTGAATAAATTGAGTTACCTAATGAGGGTACAGAATCTATCTGTCTATTACTCGAAAATTAGAGTACTCAACAACATCAACCTAGATGTAATACAAGGAGAGACTATAGCCTTAGTTGGTGAAAGTGGTTGTGGTAAAACAACCCTAGCTAATGTTATCCTAAGAACATTACCAGAGATAGCGTATGTAGATAATAACTCGAAGGTGCTGTACAAGCTTGGAAATAACTATGTAGAAATACTACATCTTCCACACATGCTGTTTAGAACACAAATCCGATGGAAGGAGATTTCTATGGTTCCTCAAAGTGCTTTGAACGCTCTTAATCCTACTATAAAGATAAGGGATCATTTTATAGAGACTGCGAAGGCTCATGGTTTTAGTGATAAGGGTGAGGTTTTGGAGAGGGCTAGGTTTTTGTTGGAGTCTGTCAAGCTTGATGCTGATAGGGTTCTTAATATGTATCCTATTGAGCTTTCTGGCGGCATGAAGCAGAGAACTTTAATTGCTTTAGCATTATTTTTAAATCCTAAATTTGTTATTCTTGATGAGCCTACAACAGCTTTGGATGTGTTGACGCAAAGAGAAATAATATTGTTGCTGAAGGATCTAAAGAATAAAATGGGTTTGACCTATATGCTTATAACCCACGATATCGCTCTTGTTGCTGATATTGCTGATAGAGTAGCTGTTATGTATGCTGGCAGATTGTGTGAGATTAGCGATGTTCATAGTATTTTCTATAGTCCAAAGCATCCCTATACACAAATGTTGTTAGCTAGTGTTCCAAAACTAGGAGAATTCAAAGAACCTCCAGATTTCGTAGGTGTCTCAATTGATTATAGGAGGTTACCCTATGGCTGCAAGTTTCATCCTAGGTGTCCGTTTGCTATGGATATTTGTAGGAGGGAGGAGCCTCCTTTGGTAGAGGTTGAGAAGAATCGTTTTGTTGCATGCTGGCTATATGCAAAGAGGTGACGTTTTTTGGCTCCCTTGATATCGGCTAAAAATATTGTCATGACATTTTCTATAAGGAAGGGGTTGAAGAGAATATACTTCAATGCGGTGGATAATGTAAGCATAGATGTAAATGAAGGAGAGGTAGTTGGACTAATAGGTGAAAGCGGATCTGGAAAAACAACACTAGGAAAAATAACATTAGATCTGCTAAAACCAACAAAAGGAGAGGTACTATACCAAGGAATAAACATAAGAAAAATGAACAAACAGCAATACAAAAAATACAGAATAAACGCACAATACATACCACAAGACCCATATGCAAGCCTAAACCCATATAGAAGAGTTATAGATTTGCTACTTGATATTGTTAAATATCATAAGCTAGTGCCTACAGATAAGGAAGCTTTAGAGATGGTAAAAGATGTTATGGCTAGAGTAGGTCTTACTCCTCCAGAAAGATACCTAGATAAATACCCATTTCAATTAAGTGGTGGTGAGAGACAGAGATTATCAATAGCTAAAGCTATAGTATTAAATCCAAGGTATATTGTGGCTGATGAACCTGTTACCATGCTTGATGCGTCACTAAAAGCTGGTGTTATGAAAACTTTGAAAAACAATGTAAAAGACATTGGCGCCTCTCTGCTCTTCATAACACATGAAATAACATTACTACAATTCTTTGGTCCTCAAACAAGGGTCTATGTTATGTATTTAGGTGAGATTCTTGAACACGGCAGGTTAAACGATTTAATAACAAAACCTTTGCATCCCTATACAAAAGCATTACTAGATGCTATACCTCTACCAGATCCTACTATGAGGGAAAGCAGAAAAGTCTCTATAACAGGGCAAATACCATCCCCGATAAACAAACCTTCAGGTTGCCCCCTCCATCCAAGATGCCCTTACGCAAAACCCATCTGCAGGACCGAAAAGCCGCAGCTAAAGAATATAGAAAAAGATCACTTTGTTGCATGCCATTTATATTAGTTATCTTATCCAGCTATTTTTATTGCGTTAGGTATTAGAATTAGATGCAAACTTGATTACATGATTTAATGGCTTAAACTGGGATTTTTCTCCACTTTAGGGCATATAACTAACAAATAAATTTATTAGCTTCTGCCTATACTAAATTGATTTAGATGAGGTGAATCATATAGTGAAAAAAGTAATTGTAAGGAATTTACTAATAAGTTTAGTTCTATTATTATTAACAATGAGCACGTTAGTGTCCACTAGTATTGTTCATTCACAAGGCCCTAAGCTTGAATTCGTGGTTAGATGGACTAAACCTGCTGTTGTCAATCATAATCCCTTTGCCCCCCAAAATCCTGTTGGGGCTTCATCATATCTTCAAGCAGCATGTAGACCTCCGCTATACATGTATAGTATTGTAGCTGAAACGTTTCTACCCTGGACTGCCAAGGACTTTAAACTAGGTATAGACACAGATGGCAGGGGTTATCTAGAGCTTGTCATCAGAAACGATCTTAAATGGTTTAATGGTAAAGATACGAAGCCTTTCACAGCAAAGGATGTTTGGACTTATTTCATGATACAGTGGAAGATCCAGAGAAACTACATACCATGGTTAGACGAAATTAGGATATTAGATGACTATACCATAAGGTTCTATTTCAATAAATCAACTATGTCGTTTACCGCTGGGAGACTAGATAAACCTGGAGAAGTATATACATATAAGTTTACCGCACCATTTAATTACATAGGTATAAGGACATTACTGACACAATACATTACAACACCTTACGATATATTTGGTAAGTGGGCTGAACAAGTGGCTTCAATGAAGCTTAATGAGGTTCCCTATGCTCAGCTTAGCAATGATCTCAAGGCTTATCAACTAAATGAGGTATGGTGCTACGGTCCTTACTGGGTTGACCCACAAACCTTGACCGATACTGGGGTGATCCTCAGGAAGAATCCATACTATCCGCTTGCCAATAAAATCGTTTTCGAGGAGGTTGACGTATACTATACAAGGGCTTCAGACCAAGATATAGCACTTGAAAGAGATGGCCATATTACATTTCAATATAGTGCAGCACCTTTAGATCTCATGGGTACTATACAGGCAGATGGAAGCATACCAACCAAGTATTTTGCTTCATATGTTTGGGTTATACATGGCTTGTGGTTTAACGCATGGAAATACCCATTAAACATAACCGAAGTAAGACAAGCTTTAACAATGCTTATAAATAGAACAAAACTTGCCGAGGCATACCCACTTAGGTTGCCATTGGATGACTATATAACAGGACTTGGCAACTCGAGTTGGCTTCCCAATTGGATTAGGAATAACCTCTATGATTGGAGCTATAATCCAACGAAAGCTTATCAACTACTTGAAAAGGCAGGATTTAAGAGGGGATCTGATGGCAAGTGGTATGATACAAGAACAGGGCAACCACTTAGCATAGAGATAGCCTGTGGCTCATATACTGATTGGATTGCTATGGCAGACAACCTTAAGTGGCAGTGGGAACAACATGGAATAGCTGTAACAACGAGGTCGTTCGATGTTTCATTGAGAGCTCAAGTACAAGATAACTTGCAATTCGATGTTCTAATCGAGACAGGGCCTATGGTATCAACATCCTTGGCTGAAGCTGGAGGTGGGTTCCTAAATTTAAGATGGTCAATGTTTGCAGGGTCAAACAATATAAACTTGACTAAGGTGGATAAGGCGTGGCCTGTACCTCTAAAGAATGGAACAATCATATATGTGTCACCCTATGTAGAGACTCTAAAGCTACAAGCATTCCTACCATTTACACCAGAGTGGTGGGACTCGTTAGCGAAGCTGGTATGGTTCTGGAACTACTATATCTTCACGGGTGTCGGATGGAAAGTTATAAGAACATTTGCTGTAAATGTTAAGACAACAAACATAATGGAGCTTATAGGTCCACCGGATGGAGTAATAGATACAGGACTAGGATATAAATTGCCGTACTATGATGGTATGAGGATATGGTGGTTTGGTTCATCACCTACAGGCTTTATAGCTCCATACCTATTCCAAGATTATGGTCTACTAAAACCAGCAACAAAGATACTATGGCCACCAGAAACACTACCAAGACCAACAGATATACGCAACTTAATACCATCAGAATTTAAGGTAAAAACATTACCTGAGGTAGTGGATGCATTACTTAAGCTAATTACTCCGCCAACCACTACAACATCTCCAGCTACACAGCCTAGAACAACTACTACTCCTATAACATCCCCAACATCTCCTGTCACAACCGCGACAACTACTACTCCCCCAACAACATCCCCAGCCACAACAACACCTCCTGCAACATCCCCATCTCCAACACAGACACAGACCGTTGCAACGCCAATATCAACAGTAACAGTTACAGCAACAATTGAGAGAAGTGTTACAGTACCGTCAACAGTAACAGTATTATCAACAAAAATAACAACAATAGTATCAGCATCACCAACAACAGTAACAGCAACAGATTGGACAACAACAACAATACTAGCAGTAGTGCTTCTAGTAGTCGGAATAGCCATCGGATGGATAATAAAAAGAAAATAAATATATAAATATATATTTT
Protein-coding regions in this window:
- a CDS encoding ABC transporter permease, with protein sequence MVNPKASRSLKFVLKIFFKDFTTGFSFIVLFLYILATILVYLNVIPPLPPPRGYLYMYKSPSLENFPWYILGTEGTGRPLFLCLVRAAAPTLTVAFLSALITTIVGMLMGLIAGYLGGKIDGALNFLITLALTIPSTFLALIISALLPANLRGNLLVGAGVLSITAWGTIARGVRAQVVSLKRREFIEVAKALGFGARYIIFKEIMRYILPYITMQFVLAMVNGIYGYTSLSFLGIIPVSADNWGYQINLATSVGGLYAQKLSVQLGLWGPIIAIVLIQFSLANVARAFEEVFNPALRTKIEEGE
- a CDS encoding ABC transporter ATP-binding protein, translated to MSYLMRVQNLSVYYSKIRVLNNINLDVIQGETIALVGESGCGKTTLANVILRTLPEIAYVDNNSKVLYKLGNNYVEILHLPHMLFRTQIRWKEISMVPQSALNALNPTIKIRDHFIETAKAHGFSDKGEVLERARFLLESVKLDADRVLNMYPIELSGGMKQRTLIALALFLNPKFVILDEPTTALDVLTQREIILLLKDLKNKMGLTYMLITHDIALVADIADRVAVMYAGRLCEISDVHSIFYSPKHPYTQMLLASVPKLGEFKEPPDFVGVSIDYRRLPYGCKFHPRCPFAMDICRREEPPLVEVEKNRFVACWLYAKR
- a CDS encoding ABC transporter ATP-binding protein, with translation MAPLISAKNIVMTFSIRKGLKRIYFNAVDNVSIDVNEGEVVGLIGESGSGKTTLGKITLDLLKPTKGEVLYQGINIRKMNKQQYKKYRINAQYIPQDPYASLNPYRRVIDLLLDIVKYHKLVPTDKEALEMVKDVMARVGLTPPERYLDKYPFQLSGGERQRLSIAKAIVLNPRYIVADEPVTMLDASLKAGVMKTLKNNVKDIGASLLFITHEITLLQFFGPQTRVYVMYLGEILEHGRLNDLITKPLHPYTKALLDAIPLPDPTMRESRKVSITGQIPSPINKPSGCPLHPRCPYAKPICRTEKPQLKNIEKDHFVACHLY
- a CDS encoding ABC transporter substrate-binding protein, whose translation is MSTSIVHSQGPKLEFVVRWTKPAVVNHNPFAPQNPVGASSYLQAACRPPLYMYSIVAETFLPWTAKDFKLGIDTDGRGYLELVIRNDLKWFNGKDTKPFTAKDVWTYFMIQWKIQRNYIPWLDEIRILDDYTIRFYFNKSTMSFTAGRLDKPGEVYTYKFTAPFNYIGIRTLLTQYITTPYDIFGKWAEQVASMKLNEVPYAQLSNDLKAYQLNEVWCYGPYWVDPQTLTDTGVILRKNPYYPLANKIVFEEVDVYYTRASDQDIALERDGHITFQYSAAPLDLMGTIQADGSIPTKYFASYVWVIHGLWFNAWKYPLNITEVRQALTMLINRTKLAEAYPLRLPLDDYITGLGNSSWLPNWIRNNLYDWSYNPTKAYQLLEKAGFKRGSDGKWYDTRTGQPLSIEIACGSYTDWIAMADNLKWQWEQHGIAVTTRSFDVSLRAQVQDNLQFDVLIETGPMVSTSLAEAGGGFLNLRWSMFAGSNNINLTKVDKAWPVPLKNGTIIYVSPYVETLKLQAFLPFTPEWWDSLAKLVWFWNYYIFTGVGWKVIRTFAVNVKTTNIMELIGPPDGVIDTGLGYKLPYYDGMRIWWFGSSPTGFIAPYLFQDYGLLKPATKILWPPETLPRPTDIRNLIPSEFKVKTLPEVVDALLKLITPPTTTTSPATQPRTTTTPITSPTSPVTTATTTTPPTTSPATTTPPATSPSPTQTQTVATPISTVTVTATIERSVTVPSTVTVLSTKITTIVSASPTTVTATDWTTTTILAVVLLVVGIAIGWIIKRK